DNA from Rubripirellula lacrimiformis:
AACGGTTCTTGGAACTGGCTCCCGATAGCCCCTGGGCGGGCGAGGCGCAGCAGCGGATCGTGGCGATCGAAAAGAACGACGGCTAGGAACCATTGGGGATCCCCCCCGGTTGAACGTGAGAACCGTGACGAGTGGCGAGTTGATTTCGTTCGTCGTTTAGCCGCAAGCGGCCGGGGATCCAAGCACCCGTCGTGGGATTCGCCAGAATTCCTTCACTTACCCGCCCAAGTATCGCCCCCCTCACCCAACGCCGTTAAGGAAATTTTTCGAGTGAATTAGGTAACCAGGATAGCTTTTGGAGGGCCATAAATGAAATAAGCCAGGCTCCCCCCAAAATCCTCGACTACATCGTCGAAAGAAAAGGAGCCTGGCTATGAGTAACAGTGGCAAGGATGCTGCTTCGAAACAGAAGCAATCAATGACTCAAGGTGAACAGCTGGCCAAAGCGATTCGCTGGATCGCCAACGACCAATTATTCGCAAAGGTTCGTGTTCACGGCAATGCCAATTGGGTGCCGACTCACTTGATGCAGGTCGCAATTCTATGGGTTTGGAGTAGTCAATCATTGCTCGTCGAATCCACCAAAGACGCGATCAAAAGTGTCGAGAGCTTATTCGGTACGACCGGGATTCATTCGTATCAGACGCTGATCACTGCACTGCAGAAGTACACCGAGCAAATCCTTCCGCCACTGGTCCAACGAATGCATCATTTGATGGAGAAGACAGATCAAGCAAGTTTTCGCATCGGGATTTGGTTGGTGTTGGCCGTCGACGGTTCCCGCTTGGATGCTTGCCGAACCCTGGCCAACGAGAAGCGGTTCTGCAAGCCAAAGAACAAAAGGGGATCGAAGAAGAACAAGAAGAAGAACAAGCGTGGTCGACACGCCAACAAACGAAAACCGGTGAGCAAAAAGAAGAACTACAATCCGCAGCCCGTCGGTCCTCAAGTCTGGCTCACGCTACTGTGGCATGTCGGACAGCGATTGCCATGGGCATGGAAAATCGGACCGAGTTATTCCAGCGAACGAGCCCATCTGTTGGAAATGCTGAATGCTTTAGACCTACCGAAAAACACGCTCATCTGCGGTGATGCTGGTTTCGTCGGCTACGACTTTTGGAACGCGATCGACAGCCACGGCCATCACTTCCTGACGCGTGTCGGAAGCAATTGTCGCTTCCTGAAGCAACTTGGACGGGTTCGCGAACGTGATGGCATCGTGTACTGCTGGCCGAAAGAAAAACAGCAACGCAAGCAGCCGCCGTTGGTCCTTCGGCTACTTCGCTTTCACGACGGACGTGGCGAAGTCTATCTCGTCACCAACGAATTGAACTTACGCAAGTTAAGTGATTCGCGTGCTGGGGAAATTTATCGAAAACGCTGGGGAATCGAAGTGCAATTCCGATCCTTAAAGCAAACTTACGGTCGTTCGAAACTGCTCGGGCGAACGCCGGATGTCGTCGAGCACGAGTTAACCTGGTCGCTTGTCGGTCTTTGGATGGCGCAGTTACTGGCGCTTCGCGAACAAATCGATCGGATCGAACCGGCGGCTCAAACGAGCGTCGCGATGGTGTTACGAATATTGCAAAACATCCTGCACTGCCCCAACGAGATACCCGCGCGGGGCGAATCGCTTCGGAGTCTCTTGGCCGGTGCGTTGACGGATACATACGACCGCGCAAGTAAAAAGAAAAGTCGCAACTACCCACGCCGAAAAGAGGAACCCCGGACCGGCCCACCCACAATTGAACTCGCCACCGCAGAGCAACAGAAGCTTGCCAAAGCTGCACTGGACCTCTCAAATGCAGCATGAAAAATTTCCTTAACGGCGTTGCCCCTCACCCCAACCCTCTCCCCCCATTCCATCCAAGTCGAACTTGGATGAAACCGGGGGAGAGGGGGCTAAAAAAGGGACCAGCGTGCGGAGCCGATGTAGGCCGGATCAAGGAGCGCAGCGACGCGGATCCGGCAATCCCCCACGCCATGCATCGCCCCCCTCACCCCAACCCTCTCCCCCAATCCCATCCAAGTCGAACTTGGATGAAATCGGGGGAGAGGGGGCTAAAAAAGGGACCAGCGTGCGGAGCCGATGTAGGCCGGATCAAGGAGCGCAGCGACGCGGATCCGGCAATCCCCCACACCAAGCATCCCCCCCCTCACCACCAATTCCATCCAAGTCGAACTTGGATGAAACCGGGGGAGAGGGGGCTGAATTGGCAACCGGCGAATCAACGGAAACACTTCTGCCTACCTGCTTTACTTCCTTTGCACACGATGGTGGCAAACAGGTGGGCATGGTCTGGTGGGATTTCGTTTCACGATCCGCTGTCCAACAATTCGAACAGCGCCTTCATCGCGCGGTCGTAGATACCGGGGGCCGTTGTGTCGCGAGAACCGGCGACGTTCAGCACATCGGGCCGCTGGTGCTGCAGCCATGCTTTGGCTGGGGCCAACGAATCGGCATCCAATCGGATCACAAAGTGAGGCTTGTGTTGCCGCTTGCAAATCCGCTGGGTCAGCAGAGTGCCGCCCTTGAGTCGACGTTCGTAGATGATCAACGTGGCGTCGCTGTCGATGACATTCTGGGCTGTCCGCGGCGGATAGCGGGACGATGTGTGTTCGACCAGATCGTATCGGCTGGGCACCGTCCCATCCTCGGCCACGCGTCCGCGAGGGCACCATCCGCCATGCTGGATCCCCAATGCAATCGCCACGTCCAAGCCAGCGCGGTCGACTCCGGTTTGCCCGCCCGAAACGATTCGACGCGGTAGATAACGCTGTGGATTCGTCGGATCTGCGGGCGGCTGGGCAGTCGAATCGTTCACGATCAATCGATTCCACAAAAAGGACGGCTGGGCAGCGGGTGTTGCTGCGGCACTCCGATTGGGTCTTACGAGGAACCGCCGGGCTTGATCATCGGCGGAATCTCAAATGCCCGTGCGACGCGTTTCCACGCCGACGATGGCTTTCCAATGATCGGTGCCCATTCGCTCCAAGACGAGGGAATGTCCGCAACGAACTCCATCGGATCACGGAGGGTCGGATGAACAATTTGAAGCCGCCAACTGTGCAGAGCAACCCCTTTGGGCTGACCGCGAACGAATGCACCGTCAAATTGCCGCCGCGAACCGTATTTATTGTCCCCGAGCACGGGGTGCCCGCGATCGGCAAATTGGACTCGAATTTGGTGTTTCCGGCCGCTAATCAATTGGACGGCGATCACCGTCGCGTTTTCCGTCCGGCCCAGGACAAGAAACTGCAAAGATGCTTCCAGCGCGTCGGGTCCACCGACGACCACTCGCATGCGTTTGGCCGCGTCGTCTTTGCGAACATGATCGACCAGAACGCCTTCGTCGGGCGATCCGGCTTCGGATCGAAAGTCGCCTTCGACGACCGCCAGATAGATTTTGACCGCACCCTGACCGACCTTGTCGGCGAATTGCGGGGTCAATCGCGACGCCGCTTTGCTGGTTCTAGCCAGCACCAGGGCGCCGGTGGTCATCGAATCCAGTCTGCTAACAACGCCGACAAACACCTTGCCGGGCTTCTTGTATTTGACTCGCAAATAGTCGCACGCCATTGCGTGGACCGTCGGCAGCCCCGCTTCGGCCCCCATCGTCGCGATCCCCGCTGGCTTATCCACCACCAGCAAGTGGTTGTCTTCGTAAAGTACGTTCAAGCGGGACATGCACGGTATCGCAGTAGGAAGACGGGGGGGGGCGTGATACGCGTGCGATCGTCGGAACCGGCCTTGATCGACCGAGCCCGCGTCATGCACGGATAGTCACATTCTAAGCCAAACGGTCGCTGGCGATGTGGTAGTGCGGGTCTTCGGAAACGTTGACCTCGACCAAGTCGCCGGCTTTGTCCAACAGGTCGCGACACTCTTTGCTGAGGTGCGTCAGGTGCAATCGCTTGCCGGCCGCCTCGTACTTTTCAGCCAATCCATTGACGGCTTCAAGACCCGATTGATCGTAGACACGCGTGTAATAGAAATCGATCACTACATCGTCGGGGTCGTTGGCGACATCAAACATGTCCTTGAACGACTGAACCGATGCAAAGAACAGAGGCCCGTGCAGTTGGTAGATCTTGCTGCCGAATTCGTTGTGCTTCACGTCGGCACCCATGTGAGTGGCGTGCTGCCAAGCAAAGACCAAGGCCGAAACGATGACACCCAAGATGACGGCCGAAGCCAAGTCGTGCATGACGACCGTGTAGCCGGCAACCAAGATCATCACCAACACGTCGCTGGTCGGCATCCGTCGGAACATCTTCAGCGAAGCCCATTCGAAGGTTCCGATCACGACCATGAACATCACGCCGACAAGTGCTGCCATCGGAATCTGTTCGATATACGGAGCCAGGAACAGCACGAACAGCAGCAAACAGACCGATGCGGTGATGCCAGAGAGCCGACCACGACCACCGGAGTTGACGTTGATCAAGGACTGGCCAATCATCGCACAGCCCCCCATCCCGCCGAACAGACCACACACCATATTGGCGACGCCCTGGCCGATGCACTCGCGATTGCCTTTACCACGAGTTTCGGTGATCTCGTCGATCAGCGTCAGCGTCATCAGGGATTCGATCAACCCGACTCCGCACAACACGATCGAGAATGGCAAAATGATTTTTAGTGTTTCGAATCGGAACGGGACCATTTCATAGTCATCCAAGAAGAATAACTTCGGCAGGCCACCACTGATTCCGCTTTCTTCGCCACCGGTCGCGGCGATCGTTTCGGCCACTTTGTTGGCGGCCGCTTTGATTTGGGCAGTCTCATCGACAGGCCGGATCTGCATGACGCTGACCAAACTAACGTCTACCGAATCGGTTGCCACCGATGCGCTGTCCTGCGGAATCTCGGTCAACGATGCCAGTTCGGCACGCGCGTCCGCGATCGTCTTTGCTTTGGTATTGGTGCGAAGCATGTCGCCCACCGTTGCCAACATATTCGGTTGGCCCGGTTCGACGCCTCGGTTGATCGCGATGGAGATAACGGTGATCGTCAAAATCGCGGCCAAGGACGACGGGACCGCTCGAGTCAGCTTTGGCAACCAAGCGATGATTGCCATCGTCAGCGCGACCAATGCCAACATGATTCCCAACCGGCTACCCGACAGGAACACGAGGTTGCCTTCGTCAGAGAGCGTCTTAAAACTGCCCAACTGGGCCATCCCGATCACAATCGCCAATCCGTTGACAAACCCCAGCATCACCGAGTGAGGCACCATCCGAATCAGCTTCCCGAGTCGTGCGATCCCGATCAGGATTTGAAAAATCCCACACAGGATCACAGTTGGGAAAAGGTATTCCACGCCGTGCATGGCGACCAATGCAACCACCACGACAGCCATCGCGCCGGTGGCCCCAGAAATCATTCCCGGCCGTCCACCCACCACGGCTGTGATCAGGCCGATGAAAAACGCTGAATACAATCCGATCAGCGGCGATACGCCAGCAACGAACGCGAACGCAATTGCTTCGGGAACCAATGCCAACGCGACGGTGATTCCAGAGAGGATATCGTTTTTAAAGGAGCCAGATTGTCGGCGAAAAAAGTTCAGCATTTCAGCATTCGATGAAGGAAGAGGTGCCACGTGGTGTGGAAGCATCGCGAGGGATCGACGCTACGCAGATTGCGCCGCGGATCACCTGGCTCAGTTGGCGAGTCGATCGTTCCATCCGAGTCGACGGCCAGGGCATCAGCCCGACGCGGCGAGGCGACACGATCGATGTCGAACTCTAGCACACGCGAAGCCGAAATATAGTTGACCGTTTGTAACGGTCAACGCTGAATTATCGGCCGCCCGGGTTAGGAGAACCCTGGCGAAAAAAGAAGCAAATACGGCCATCTGGCTTTGCGGGGCATGCTTTGCCTTTAACCAGCCTGGGGCGAAATGATCAGCACCGATACCCCGAAAACAGTGCGATACGATTGAACACAGTTGCTCGAGGCGACTTTTTCCCAACAACACCATTTTCCATCGCATCGCCCCGCCAACGGGTCCCCCAAATTAGAAAAACGTGGCAAAGCCAACGAAGTAGCGAAGTAG
Protein-coding regions in this window:
- a CDS encoding putative molybdenum carrier protein, with product MNDSTAQPPADPTNPQRYLPRRIVSGGQTGVDRAGLDVAIALGIQHGGWCPRGRVAEDGTVPSRYDLVEHTSSRYPPRTAQNVIDSDATLIIYERRLKGGTLLTQRICKRQHKPHFVIRLDADSLAPAKAWLQHQRPDVLNVAGSRDTTAPGIYDRAMKALFELLDSGS
- a CDS encoding RluA family pseudouridine synthase, yielding MSRLNVLYEDNHLLVVDKPAGIATMGAEAGLPTVHAMACDYLRVKYKKPGKVFVGVVSRLDSMTTGALVLARTSKAASRLTPQFADKVGQGAVKIYLAVVEGDFRSEAGSPDEGVLVDHVRKDDAAKRMRVVVGGPDALEASLQFLVLGRTENATVIAVQLISGRKHQIRVQFADRGHPVLGDNKYGSRRQFDGAFVRGQPKGVALHSWRLQIVHPTLRDPMEFVADIPSSWSEWAPIIGKPSSAWKRVARAFEIPPMIKPGGSS
- a CDS encoding SulP family inorganic anion transporter encodes the protein MLNFFRRQSGSFKNDILSGITVALALVPEAIAFAFVAGVSPLIGLYSAFFIGLITAVVGGRPGMISGATGAMAVVVVALVAMHGVEYLFPTVILCGIFQILIGIARLGKLIRMVPHSVMLGFVNGLAIVIGMAQLGSFKTLSDEGNLVFLSGSRLGIMLALVALTMAIIAWLPKLTRAVPSSLAAILTITVISIAINRGVEPGQPNMLATVGDMLRTNTKAKTIADARAELASLTEIPQDSASVATDSVDVSLVSVMQIRPVDETAQIKAAANKVAETIAATGGEESGISGGLPKLFFLDDYEMVPFRFETLKIILPFSIVLCGVGLIESLMTLTLIDEITETRGKGNRECIGQGVANMVCGLFGGMGGCAMIGQSLINVNSGGRGRLSGITASVCLLLFVLFLAPYIEQIPMAALVGVMFMVVIGTFEWASLKMFRRMPTSDVLVMILVAGYTVVMHDLASAVILGVIVSALVFAWQHATHMGADVKHNEFGSKIYQLHGPLFFASVQSFKDMFDVANDPDDVVIDFYYTRVYDQSGLEAVNGLAEKYEAAGKRLHLTHLSKECRDLLDKAGDLVEVNVSEDPHYHIASDRLA
- a CDS encoding IS4 family transposase, whose translation is MSNSGKDAASKQKQSMTQGEQLAKAIRWIANDQLFAKVRVHGNANWVPTHLMQVAILWVWSSQSLLVESTKDAIKSVESLFGTTGIHSYQTLITALQKYTEQILPPLVQRMHHLMEKTDQASFRIGIWLVLAVDGSRLDACRTLANEKRFCKPKNKRGSKKNKKKNKRGRHANKRKPVSKKKNYNPQPVGPQVWLTLLWHVGQRLPWAWKIGPSYSSERAHLLEMLNALDLPKNTLICGDAGFVGYDFWNAIDSHGHHFLTRVGSNCRFLKQLGRVRERDGIVYCWPKEKQQRKQPPLVLRLLRFHDGRGEVYLVTNELNLRKLSDSRAGEIYRKRWGIEVQFRSLKQTYGRSKLLGRTPDVVEHELTWSLVGLWMAQLLALREQIDRIEPAAQTSVAMVLRILQNILHCPNEIPARGESLRSLLAGALTDTYDRASKKKSRNYPRRKEEPRTGPPTIELATAEQQKLAKAALDLSNAA